The stretch of DNA GACTTTCCAACAGCAAACGCATCTTCCGCATTTCAACGGCGCGGTCGATGTCGCCCAATCGCTCGGGAAGAATTTCCACCGACAGGGCCAGGTTGTAATTGTTGCGTTGGAGTTGGCTGATGATGCGGCTGTAGTCGATCTCACCCAAGCCAATGCGGACTTGCAGATTGTCCGGGAGTGTGTCGCGCAGATGCGTGTGGAACACGTATGGAAAGACTTGGTCGTACGACTGATTGGGCACCGGGCCGCAGATGTAATAGCTCGGATCGAGCGTGATTCCGACACCCGGCGTGGCTTGGCACAATTCGACGGCCGTGTGCGGATCTTCGGTCAATTGGCCGGTTTTGGTTTTGATGGAAACATGCACGCCATCGGCGCTGGCAATGCGGTGATGCGCGCGGAGGCGATCGATTTCGGCGTTGAAGGGTGTTCCCAACGGCGAAGCGGGGATCGTGATTTGTGTTAATCGGAAAAGCTGCGCCACTCGAACCAGGGCTTGGAAGTCCTCAAGTGAGACTTCGTTCTCGAGGTTGATGGCGATCGGCGTCATGCGTGTGACGTCGCGGAAACGCGCGCAAAACGACTCGGGATCTGCAATCACATGGGAAGGCTTGAGATGATCCTGCGTTTCATCCAGCCAGATTTCCACCTTGTCGTATTGCAGCTCGGCGAGCTGTTCGCAGGCATCTTCAAACGGTCGGTCCGAAAAACAGCGGGTAGACGCGGCAACAAACACTCCTGACACTCCCTTGAAATCCGGCCTCAATCTCGTAATCCATTTCACTGTAAGACGTTGCGAATTGCCATGCGGAAGGGCCGGAACGCATTGGCTTCGCTGGATGTGAATTTAGCGGAACCAGGGGAATTCTGCAAGGTCGATGGGTTCGTGTTGTCACAATGATCGGTCAATAGGCAACGATCGGTACTGTTGTGACATATGTGCTGCCGATAAAGCTTGCACACCGGATGGCCGGCTACCCGTTTCGACCCAGAACAGGCCGTCTGCGAGACCCACAGGCCGGTTAAAAAACCCGGTTGTGTGCATGTTGAAACTCAACGTGCGTTTCGACACTGCGCATGCGAGGGTTTTGATAACCAGTCAAAAACATGAAATCACGGAGGGCTTCTTAGAATGCGAAATCACGCATTATCGACAATGTTTGCAGCGCTTTCACTGTTTGTCTGTGTTGGCTGCGCGACGACGGAATCCGGTAGTGTATTCCGCGGCCAAGAGCCGTGTGGAGAATGCCAATCCTGTCAAAATGGCGGCTACGGCGGAAGCTACGGTGGAGGTTATGTCGGCGGTGGATGTCCCGGCGGATGCCAGGACGGAAGCTGTTACGGCGGCATGTGCGGAGACGATTGCTACGGCGATTGCCGGGGTGGTTGCATGGGCGGACGGATGCGCGGTTTGTGCCGATTCCCGGACAAATGGGCCGGCTCGAACGTCCATCACTACAACTCCAGCATGGTTCCGCAATGCAATGTCGGAACAGGGATGCCGATGATGGTTCAATATCCCTACTACGCGACCAAAGGTCCTGACTGCTTCTTCTATTGCGGCGACTGATTTGCCGATTTAATCAACTCGCGAGGAACCATTCAAGGATGAATGTCTGTGAAACAATGGGTTTCGCGGATAACGGCGGCAATGATTGCCCTGTTCCTCGCGTGGCACCGGAATGACGGAAACGTCGACGGTCACAAAGAAGCCAGACGATACGTTAGCCACCGCTGTCCCATTGGGGGCGGCGGTGGCTTTTTGTTTTCGTGTTCGGTTCGTCTATTCGTGGTTACGTGGGATTGCGAATGAAGATGGTGGCGATTTCATCTTCAAAGACCAGTGCCCAGTGGTCGCTGGTGCGAAGTCGCGTGATCAATGCGCTGCGGTATCTTTTGTCGATGACAACTGTCTGAACGTCGTATTGTTCTAGCCGTTGTTCCCAGTCCGCTGGTGCGCTGATCAAGGTCATGTAGTCAACCCAGACTTGCCGGGGAACTAAATGCGCGTGCGAGGCGACGAAGATGGGCCAGCGCTGCGCATGTTGGCGGCCGACCCAGGAAAGATAATCGCCCCATTCGTACGTGTTAAACATCTGCCCCGCCGGTTGCCGCTCTAACAAAAACTCAGCAGCTGCGACGGGCGTTTGCGACGAGACCGCTGCGCTGAAATCGACCGGTCGTCCGGACCAAATCAGGCGACCGAGCGGGCTGAACGTCCCTGCTATCACGATCGCCACTACGACGAAAGTTGCCCTTGCCCAGTATTGCCGAACTGTTCTGAGAGGTCGGGGGCGCGGGCTGCGCACATAGCGGTTCCAGAGTGCGCCGCCATGCAGGACAAAGACGTAGGCGGCAATCGGGGCGAACCAGACGATCATCCGTGACGTCCATACCGTGGCGACTCCCAGTCCGCCGAGCAATAGGATTTCCGCAGCTGTTGTGCGGCGGGGCGAGAAATACATCATCGGAATCAAGACGATCACAGCGACTGCGAAAATTTGTCCTTGTTGGGACGTGACGGATAGCAACTTCCATTCGGTCAGGTCACTAAGATTCGGGTTGCGCGCGAAGGTCAACACGTGGATGTAAAGTTGTGGGCCGTAGGGATTCACGAAGACCGCCAATCCACCGCACAACGTGAGTACCAACAATTGTCGCGTCTTGGTGTCGTGCGCGATGGCGGTCAGTCGTTTGCTGCGACGAACAACGTCAATGGCTCGTCCTAGCGTGAAACAGGACAGCAATCCCAGGCCCATGATGAAAGACCCGTGTAAGTTGGTCCACAACAGCATCAAGCCCGTAACAATCGCATACATTGACTCGCCGTAGTGGCGCCGTGACAGGCAGGCGAGTAACGCTAAAAAACAAACAGCGCCGGCCAGTTGTGGGCGGATGACGGGCAACTGTTGCCACTCCAGTGCGAGCCAAACAGCTGCCGCCGCCAAACTGATTATCAGGCCGCGACCATGTCGCCGACTGATCCATAGCAGCAATGCACAACAGGCGGTGATACAAGCGGCGTACAGGCATTGCAGTCCGGCTAGGCCGGCAAATTCGAAGACCTGATAGGCGATCACTTGGGAGAGCCAAGCAGAATCGACAAAGGGGACGTTCGCTGCCAGCGGCATGATCGGTTCGGTCGCGGGAATCGTTTTTTCGGTGCAGAGGATCTCACCATATTGCAGATGCCCCCACAGATCGGTATGCCACAGCGGGACGTGCGACAGCAGCACAAATATCACGCTCAGCGCCACGGTGAATAGGACTGTGCCACCCCAGATACTTTGCCAGCGGGCGGTTGACCGCAGCGGTGTCGCCGATCGGGGAGCGGGGTCGGTTTCGCTGGGCGATCGGTTCATAGGAGAGGTTGTGCGAAACGTGCGCAGGTTGCTGTCTTTGACACGGCTAAGTAGCGGTTCCCACCGCAGCGCTATCGGGATCGTCGGGATTGGGAGGCGCCAACGGTTCGTTTTGGGGATTGGGTTCGATTGGGGCAGGCACGGGGAGTGTTACCGGCTTGCCGATCTCGTATTTCTGCTGAGGATCAGTGGGAAGGGTGAAGCGAAAGCGCTGTGAGCCGGGAGCTTGGGCCAATAGCCGTTCAGCCCAGGCGGGGGCCTCGTCTTCAAACACATCGTCTAAGATTTTACGGGCCAGTTTCCGGGTTTCCGGTGTCTGGAAGAGCTGGCCCATAAAGGCGGCTTTGCGAATTGCGGCTGTGCTTGAGGGATTGTTATGGACGCCTTGCAGGATCGCAGTCCAAGCATCGTGCTGATTTCCGCTTCTAAAGTATTGCGTAGACAATTCCACCCAAGCGGGATCGAGTTGGGGGTTGATGGCGACCGCTTGGCGGAGGTGCATGATGCGGTCTTGCCGCGAAAGTAAATTGCTGGTCCCCAGATGCCAATGATAGCCGGCATTCCAAACGGGGTGGACCACGGCATACAGTCCGATGGGAATGAGTAAATGCGCGGCCAAAAAACCGGCGCGGGCTGGGACCCGCCAAGGGGTTTGCGCATAGGCGACGCGGGCGGCCAGATACCCGTATGCCAAACCGGAAAAGTGCGCTAAATTGGCGACCGGCAGAATATCGAAGTAAGTGGCCGGGATGCAGGCGACTAACCAAATCAACATGATGCGGACCACTTGGTCGGGCAACATTTCCAAGATGTATCTGTCGTGGTGACGTAGGACCAACAGATAACCGAACAGCGCACAGATCGCCCCGGACATTCCCACCGCTGCCGATCCGACGAGGAATTCCGGCAGCATAGAAACGACCAACGACGTGGTGAACAGCAAGGCCATGCGCAGGCTGCCGATGCGATATTCCACGAGTTGTCCCAAATACCACAGGCCGAGGCAGTTGAGTACCAGATGGATCAGTCCGCTGGTCATGCTGCCGCCATGGTGTAATCCGGCAATGATGACGCGCCACCACTCGCCGTCCCAAAGTTTGATCAGCCCGATTTCGACATCAGGTGTGCCGTTTTGGCCTCCCGGCATCACAAATTTCAGCGGAACGCCTAGTTGTTCTTGCGCGACACGGTAATTGTCGTCTTCGAACAATACGAGATAAAAAATCCATGCCAGCAGTCCCGAGCAAATGAAGATGATGCTCGCTGTGACTGGGGCTGCTCGAAAAATTTGTCGGACGGTGGTCCACATATAACGCGCCAAAAATAAGAGTTGCTCAAGCCGCTATCGCGCGAATCACGTTGCGCGAGCTGCTGGAGCGCATCATATGCCGTATGGAGAATTCAGGGAAGAGGGACAGCTGAAACTTAAGCGATGCAGCAGGAAGTCAGCGCCGCGGGAGGGCGAAGCTCCTGCTGAGCCGGGCGGCTTCAGCCGCCTGGATTGAGTTGCCACGGGCTCGCATCGCTTTCCCAAATTGAAGACCTATCGCTTAGGCGATGCGGAGGACTTCGGCAGCGCACAGGTCCTCGCGGCAGAGCGTTTGCAGCCCCTTATCGGCAATCAGTGGGACAAACGTCGCCTGGACGCGGCGACAATTTCGGGCCAATTCGGCCTGGAGTTGCTGCAACCGTTTTTGATAACCGGCGATTGTTTTGCGATCCAGAATGAGATCGGTTTCGGCCGCCGATTCGATGTCGACCAAACGGCGGCCTCCACTGGTGGTCGGGTTGGCTTCCCAGGCGTTCAATAGTTGCAGGACCCACAACGCGCTGGCGCCGGTGGCCAAGCGGCGGATGAGCGCCGCGGGGTCGTGGGGAAACAGAAAATCGCTGATCACGATGCGGACCGACTGGCGGGGAAGGGGGACTTGATTACTTTCTAGTAAATCGACCATCGTCGCGCGGGAATCAAACGGCAACCGCTGGATAATATCCAGTCCCTCAAGTCCGGTGCGTGTGGCGACTTGATCGGTGAGGGTGACCACCCCCGCGCGGCCTCCCAGTCGCCCGCAGAGTAGGGCGAACATCGCTGCCAATTGTTTGGCAACCAGCGGCTTAGCAGTTCCACCCGTGCGCATCGAGGCGCTGCCATCAATGAGGATTTGTGTTTGCGGGCTGATTTCTTCGCGGTACAGGCGGACCATCAAGGTGTCGCTGCGGGCATAAGCGGACCAATCGACATGGCGGATATCGTCGCCGGGGATGTATTCGCGAAATTCCTGAAACTCCAACGAACTTCCCGTACCGCGACCCAACAACTCGCCCGACCGCCCGGCGACGGGAGTGCGGGGCAGTCCGAGTTGGAAGGTGTCGACGACACGTTGGACGTCCGGATCATTTCTCACGAAATCGTAATCCTTGTCGATGATTGATAGCGACCGTTAGTTAACTGCTGGTCGACGGTTCCGGGGTGGCTGCTGTGTCCAACATTCCCGCGGTGGCTGTTGGGGCGTTGGCCAATTGAGATTGTGGGAACAGGGCCGTTTCGTCCGCAGTGGGTTCGCGAAGGAAGACGACTTCGGTGAAGCCGCGCCACATGGTGTGCACGTTGAGCAGCAGTGCGACTCCCCCCATGACCAGCAGGGCTGTCATAACTTCGTCAGCCCAGGCGAGATTGTTGTCTAGGGTCTCCAACGTATTGATGGGGTCAGACAAATAAAACAGGGGATTCGCGACGCTGCGAGAATTGCGGAAGATGTTGGCAATGTTCGGCGCCAGCCAACTGAGTGCAAACATCACGATGGCAAACGCTCGTGTCTGAGCGGGGCGAAATAAGGGTGTCGCTTTGCGTAACCAGCGCCCCAACGCGGCGGACATTCCGGCGTAAAAGACGATGTAGCAACTCAGCCCGACGGTGAATTTTGATATGTGGACCCATTTGGGGTCGTGGATGAGTTGTCCGACGGCAAATGCCAGTCCCACGAGCGCCGCCAGATGCAAAACCGCCATCAGCATCCCGCGTCCGCCTCCAGGGAGAAACGGCACGGCGAGAAATCGTAGGAGAAAACTTTTGGGGAGTTGGCTGCGTATTCGTCGTGAAAGCCCATCGGTCTCGGTGGCGGCAAACAGACAAACAGCCCCCCAAAAGACCCCCAAGAAACTGAGGACCACATAGACAGGTTCGATCATGAGGGTCGCACCGGGGGGGGTACCACTGAAGATGGCTTGATACAAGCCGACTCCCAGCCAGCCGAGCGTCAGCCAGTAGAGAGCGGAGCTGCTAAGACGGATCCCAGTACTGCGATTGTCTGATTCGAAAGTCAGTTGCGCGCGGGCGATCTGCAGGCAGAGTACGAAAGTCCCGATGTAATAGCTGGCGATGACCAAACCGCTCCAATAAATTTCTGGTTCGCTGAAATCGATGATTTCTTCGGCAACAAAATATGTCCCTAATGAAATCCCCGCGCCCATCACCCAGACGAGTTGTCCCAACAGGACCAGGGAGAGCACGACTTGTGCTTGCCGTTGACGAGCGAACGTGCTGAAGGTGAGCGACAGGAGCGACAACATCATCGAGGCGAACATCGCCAAGATCAGCACGAATATCAATGTGGGAAAATCCACGCCACGAAGCAGATAGCTGAAGGCGACAAACGGGCTGATGGCGGAGAAATAAATAAACGTTTGCACCTGCGCGCTGAGCCATTTACCCCACACAATTTGTTGCGGGGACAACGTGGTGATGTTGAGCAGTTCGTAGGTGTTGAGGTCCCGTTCGGCCAGCAGACTGCGAAAGGCGCCGAAAGGGACGACGAGCATCACCGTGAACGCTAACAGTCCGAAATAGAAGGGGAAGACGTTTTTGCCATACGGGCTGTCGTCGTTGCCGCCGACGAGCGCCATGAGCACGAACGCCGATATCAACCAGCCACCAAACAGCATGATTGCGAAGGTGGCCAGAAACTGTTTGCTTTTGAGCGCTTGGCGCGTCTCCTTGACGAGGATCGGGTTGAGACGATCACTCACCTGTTCGGCCCAGCGGCTTATTGTATCAGGTTGAGAGGCCATGGTGGTTACGAATTTCCTTGGCCCACGGCTCAGCCGCGGGCATCTGGTGTGTGACAAACGAAATTACTGTGTGATGCCTTTGGTGACGGCCATGAAGACGTCTTCGAGCGAATGGGCGCGGCCTTGGAACGAGACGACCTCAATGCCGCCTGCGATCATCGCTTTGAGAAGATTCGCCTGTTGCTGTTCATTGCCGGTGAATTCAAAGCGGGCGTTTTTATCGGCAATGCGGACCGCACCGACGTGCGGTTGTTCCAGCAACCAGCGCTGCAACTTATTGACCTCGCCGACGACGCTGACTTCTAATTCCACCGATTCATCCGGGCCGGTCCGACGATGTCCTTGCATGATGGCGTCACGGGAACCGCTGGCGAGAATTTGTCCGGCTTCGACGATTGCCGCGGAGTGGCAGATTTCAGAAAGTTCGGTGAGGATGTGGGAACTGATCAACACCGTTTTGTTCAATTCGGTCGCCAGTAGGAGAATCAGTTCTCGCAGTTCGACGCGAGCGCGGGGATCCAACCCGGCTGCCGGTTCGTCCAGGACCAGCACCTGCGGATCGTGGATCAATGTGCGGCCTAAACCGAGACGTTGTGACATACCTTTACTGAGCGTATCGATGGGTTTTTCGGCGAGTTTGCGTAATTCGGTGAAGACCAGTACCCGTTCGATGGCATCCCTGCGGGCGGCGCCGCGGAACCCATAGGCGCGGGCGAAAAAGTCGAGGTACTCCAGCACGTTGACGTTTTGGTATTTGCCGAAACTGTCAGGCATGAATCCCAGAATGCGGCGGACTTCATCCGGTTTGTCGACAACCGAGTAGCCTCCCACAAAGGCGTCGCCGGCGGTGGGGACGTCCAGCGTGGCCAGAATACGCATGGTGGTCGTTTTGCCCGCACCGTTGGGGCCGATGAAGCCCATCACCTCACCCGCATGCACCTGAAAGGAGACATCATTGACCGCCTTCAGGTTTCCAAAAAACCGATGCAGATGATGTATTTCAATCGTCGGCGTTCCCGTGGACGGTGGCGGTTCTAATGTTGCGGTTTGAGTGGATGGTTCGTTCATAAAAATATTGAGCAGAGCGAATCTTGCGGTGGAAAGAGCGGAAGCGGCGCGATGTTAATACTGTCCCCAGATGACATGGAAATCCCCTTTGGGATCGGTGTTTTCCACACCCAATTCGACACCAGGGTTTTCGCTGAGGATTGCAATATAACTGCGGTGCAAATCGGTTAGTGTCGTCGTGTTTCTGGGTTTGAGCAACCGCGAGAGCGTTCGCTCCAAATTGCCGTCGGTGTAATTCAAATTCAAGCTGTATTCGTTCGACGGGTATCCCGAATATGTCGTGATGGAAGTGCTGGAGGTCACAGGTGCGGCTCCGCTTGGTTGGATTTCAAGGGGATGCGTCGTGTACTGTCTTTTGAGCACAGAGACGACCTCAGCGGCTTTGGTGCGTTTGAGCGAATTTGAGTCTCCCGCGGGGAGTTCCGAACCTAGAAAGGTATTTCCTTCGTCATCAATGACGACCAAAGTTTCGATGTTCCATGCCAAGCCGTTGGCAACGTTGATCGTGGCGGAGTCGCTGCTGGGGGTGATTTCCAGACGGCCCCGTTCGGTGCGGCAGACCGTGGATAAAAACTGCATCGGCGTGCGAGAACGGATCCAGCCGGAAGAAAAGTGTTGGCCGTTTGTCCAATCGACCGACCCTTGCGGCGAATCCTGACCCGCTGACCAAATCGGAAACACAGCGGTGTCGGCATCGAACCGCAATCCATCCGAGGGGGCGACACCGGCGTACAGCGCGGTGCGTCCCAAGGCGACCGCTGTCTTGGTGCGTTGGTCCAGGAGGGTCACACTCCGCGTGCGCGAGGTGACGCCAAATCCGTCGGATACAGCGGCATAAGCGAACAACGCACAACTGGTCAAAAAGGCGATACTGGGAATCGTCACCACCAACAAATACAATTGTTGCCGCCGCTTGAGGAAAAAGTAATTCAACGGGCCGATCACAATCGTGAATGCCGAAATCAACACGATGAAGGCGATTTTGGGGACACCACCCACACCGGGAATTGCAAAATCTGCGAAGGATGAATCGGCTTGTCGCGTCGAGATTCCTTGCCGCGTGGTCCATCTCCACGAATCGGGAGTGAGCGAATTCATCATCCACGCCCAATCTTGCGGCGTGCCGGGAAAAGGGTTGTCGGGCATGGCGATAACGTAGCCCAGCACCTGTGGGTGAAAGGCAAATGTATTGGGGGAATTTTCCCAGTCATAATCGCCGGAGACTTCAGTGGGAGTCGTTTCAATTTCGCTCACCCCGATCCCCTGCAGCTCTTCTTCGGTGATGATTTTGATCGGTTTGCGGGCATTGATCGGGGCGTGCCGCCATGTCTCAGCGTCGGTGAGTTCTAATAACCCGCGCAGTTCCGGTACATCGGCAGCTGCCGCTCCGGTTTCGTAGACGAGCAACTTTCCACCGGTGCGGACCCAATTGTTGATGGCGGACCGTGCGCCGTCGGGGATCTTTTTCAGCGTCTCCAACGAGAGCGCCATGATGTCTAGGCCCGAGTAATCGACCGCCGATTGGGGAAGCATGATCGGATCGATGACTTGATAGTCTTCCGACGAGCTAGAGCCATACGGGCTCGTCATCCCTTTGGCCGCTGAGAGAGAGTTGGCCGCGGACGAAAACGGTTCGCAGTCGACTTTCTTTGTCGAAACCACCAACAGAGCGGGGCAATTCACCGAATCCGAGCCGTTCTCGGCAAGGCTAATCGAATCGCTGAGGTTTTTAATCACGCGACCGTTGCGGCGTACGGTGAGCTGTCCACCGGCGTAGGAACCGTATCCCGATTCGCTGACCATAGGGACAGCCATTGTAAATTGCCGGGTTTCGTTTTGACCGATCGTAATGCGTTGTTGCACGCGCGGTAGTTTGGCGTAACCGTCCGATTCAAATCGAAAGAGGAGTTCTTGCGGTTTGCCGGTGTTACGCAGGCGAATTCTTATGGGAGCGTAGCCACCGTATCGGCCCCCCGCCCAGCGCGAATCGACCGTCAACGTCAGGTCCTTGGTGGTCCGCGTGAAATCAGAGCCGGAGGCGAACAGTTGGGGTGTGCCGGTTGCCGTCAGCAGCAGGATTGCTGCATAAAAGCTGGTTCGAGCGCTCCTGGAGTTCATGCCGTCTCCTTGATCGTACCCAGTAACCCGGTCAGGCATTGCCGCCCGAGAGGTTGCCAATTTGCTTGCTCACACTGTTGGCCCTGGGGGGAGCGTGCAGGTTTTTGATTACAATGTCTCAACTGAGCTCATTCCTCAATGTAATTCGAAGATTGATGCTTAGAACCAGTTTCAAAACCGGGTTGCGCTTGTTCTCGAAACTTTCAAACCAGTGTCAGTGGGAGGCGTCAGAGGGTTTTGAAACGATTTATAGAAAATTCACCCTCTACGAGGCTGGGGATAAGTCTTCGGGCAAATCCCGGCCGACTTCGGGAACGGCGTCGAGCAGGCTTTGGATCATTTTTGCGGGGGTCCAACCTTCTAACCGGGCGGCATAATCCAAAATTAACCGATGCCCCAGGACGCTGACGGCCACTTTTTTTACTTCGTCGAAACCGACGTTCGGTTTACCCGCTAATAGTGCCGCAGCGCGCGATGTGCCGGCCAATGCGATCGCAGCCCGCGGCGAAGCACCGAATTTGACAAATTTGCGAACCGTTTCGGGAGCATCCGCACGGTCGGGATGCGTGGCGGTGACCAGCCGGGCGATGTATCCGGAAACAGCGCGGGGCAGATGGATGGCGTCGACCTTGTCAAACAGCGTCTCCAATTCCATGGCGGAGACAACCGGCGAAAGTTCCGGCGGTTGTCCGTGGCTGCGTGTGGTGATGATCTCCTGTAACGTCTCGCTGGAGACGTTATTCACACTGAGTTTGAACGTGAATCGGTCGAGCTGCGCTTCGGGGAGCGGATAGGTCCCCTCCAATTCAATGGGGTTTTGTGTCGCCAAAACAAAAAACGGCAAGGGGAGCGGATGCGTTTCTCCCAGGACAGTGACGCGGCGTTCCTGCATCGCTTCCAGCAGAGCGGATTGGGTTTTGGGGCTGGCGCGATTGATTTCGTCCGCCAATACTAAGTTGGCGAAAATCGGTCCTTTGTGAAACACCAGGCTCCGGGATCCTTGTTGGTTCTCTTCCAGAATCGGCGAACCGACAATATCACTCGGCAGCAAGTCGGGTGTGAATTGCAAGCGGCGGAAATCCAAACCGAGCAATTTGGACAACGACTTGATCAATTCGGTCTTGCCAAGTCCCGGCAACCCTTCGAGCAACATATGTCCACGGGCCATCAGCGCGATGACGACCAACTCCAACAATTCCTCCTGGCCGAGAATCGCCCGTTTCAAACCTGAGAGCAGTCGTTGTAAAGTGGCTCGCGCCTCCTCAAGCTCGTGCGGCGGCACCAAGCGTTCGCTGTCACGATCTCCGTCGACAGTAGCGTCGGCGGTTCCCACGTTTTCACGGTCCATCACGGGCGTCTCCTCTAGGTGATCATTCGCAGTCTTGTGTGTGTGTGAAATGACGGGGAAGCATTATTCGTCAAGGTTTGGAGGTATCGAAATACTTGCGGACCGCAGCGCGGTGTTTGGGGCTGAGGCGGCGTTGCACGGTGGTGGACCCAGCGGACGCCGCACTGTCGTGCGCGGCACTGCGGGGAGCAGCGGCAGCCGGATCGACATCCGGCGCGGAGGCCTTAATACTGTCGATTTCATCCTTCGCCTGTTCGCGGAATCCTTGCGGCAGGACACTCTCTTT from Symmachiella dynata encodes:
- a CDS encoding sugar phosphate isomerase/epimerase family protein, encoding MFVAASTRCFSDRPFEDACEQLAELQYDKVEIWLDETQDHLKPSHVIADPESFCARFRDVTRMTPIAINLENEVSLEDFQALVRVAQLFRLTQITIPASPLGTPFNAEIDRLRAHHRIASADGVHVSIKTKTGQLTEDPHTAVELCQATPGVGITLDPSYYICGPVPNQSYDQVFPYVFHTHLRDTLPDNLQVRIGLGEIDYSRIISQLQRNNYNLALSVEILPERLGDIDRAVEMRKMRLLLESLL
- a CDS encoding AAA family ATPase, producing MDRENVGTADATVDGDRDSERLVPPHELEEARATLQRLLSGLKRAILGQEELLELVVIALMARGHMLLEGLPGLGKTELIKSLSKLLGLDFRRLQFTPDLLPSDIVGSPILEENQQGSRSLVFHKGPIFANLVLADEINRASPKTQSALLEAMQERRVTVLGETHPLPLPFFVLATQNPIELEGTYPLPEAQLDRFTFKLSVNNVSSETLQEIITTRSHGQPPELSPVVSAMELETLFDKVDAIHLPRAVSGYIARLVTATHPDRADAPETVRKFVKFGASPRAAIALAGTSRAAALLAGKPNVGFDEVKKVAVSVLGHRLILDYAARLEGWTPAKMIQSLLDAVPEVGRDLPEDLSPAS
- a CDS encoding rhomboid family intramembrane serine protease, with the translated sequence MWTTVRQIFRAAPVTASIIFICSGLLAWIFYLVLFEDDNYRVAQEQLGVPLKFVMPGGQNGTPDVEIGLIKLWDGEWWRVIIAGLHHGGSMTSGLIHLVLNCLGLWYLGQLVEYRIGSLRMALLFTTSLVVSMLPEFLVGSAAVGMSGAICALFGYLLVLRHHDRYILEMLPDQVVRIMLIWLVACIPATYFDILPVANLAHFSGLAYGYLAARVAYAQTPWRVPARAGFLAAHLLIPIGLYAVVHPVWNAGYHWHLGTSNLLSRQDRIMHLRQAVAINPQLDPAWVELSTQYFRSGNQHDAWTAILQGVHNNPSSTAAIRKAAFMGQLFQTPETRKLARKILDDVFEDEAPAWAERLLAQAPGSQRFRFTLPTDPQQKYEIGKPVTLPVPAPIEPNPQNEPLAPPNPDDPDSAAVGTAT
- a CDS encoding ABC transporter ATP-binding protein → MNEPSTQTATLEPPPSTGTPTIEIHHLHRFFGNLKAVNDVSFQVHAGEVMGFIGPNGAGKTTTMRILATLDVPTAGDAFVGGYSVVDKPDEVRRILGFMPDSFGKYQNVNVLEYLDFFARAYGFRGAARRDAIERVLVFTELRKLAEKPIDTLSKGMSQRLGLGRTLIHDPQVLVLDEPAAGLDPRARVELRELILLLATELNKTVLISSHILTELSEICHSAAIVEAGQILASGSRDAIMQGHRRTGPDESVELEVSVVGEVNKLQRWLLEQPHVGAVRIADKNARFEFTGNEQQQANLLKAMIAGGIEVVSFQGRAHSLEDVFMAVTKGITQ
- a CDS encoding DUF58 domain-containing protein, with protein sequence MRNDPDVQRVVDTFQLGLPRTPVAGRSGELLGRGTGSSLEFQEFREYIPGDDIRHVDWSAYARSDTLMVRLYREEISPQTQILIDGSASMRTGGTAKPLVAKQLAAMFALLCGRLGGRAGVVTLTDQVATRTGLEGLDIIQRLPFDSRATMVDLLESNQVPLPRQSVRIVISDFLFPHDPAALIRRLATGASALWVLQLLNAWEANPTTSGGRRLVDIESAAETDLILDRKTIAGYQKRLQQLQAELARNCRRVQATFVPLIADKGLQTLCREDLCAAEVLRIA
- a CDS encoding ABC transporter permease yields the protein MASQPDTISRWAEQVSDRLNPILVKETRQALKSKQFLATFAIMLFGGWLISAFVLMALVGGNDDSPYGKNVFPFYFGLLAFTVMLVVPFGAFRSLLAERDLNTYELLNITTLSPQQIVWGKWLSAQVQTFIYFSAISPFVAFSYLLRGVDFPTLIFVLILAMFASMMLSLLSLTFSTFARQRQAQVVLSLVLLGQLVWVMGAGISLGTYFVAEEIIDFSEPEIYWSGLVIASYYIGTFVLCLQIARAQLTFESDNRSTGIRLSSSALYWLTLGWLGVGLYQAIFSGTPPGATLMIEPVYVVLSFLGVFWGAVCLFAATETDGLSRRIRSQLPKSFLLRFLAVPFLPGGGRGMLMAVLHLAALVGLAFAVGQLIHDPKWVHISKFTVGLSCYIVFYAGMSAALGRWLRKATPLFRPAQTRAFAIVMFALSWLAPNIANIFRNSRSVANPLFYLSDPINTLETLDNNLAWADEVMTALLVMGGVALLLNVHTMWRGFTEVVFLREPTADETALFPQSQLANAPTATAGMLDTAATPEPSTSS